One window of the Rosa rugosa chromosome 3, drRosRugo1.1, whole genome shotgun sequence genome contains the following:
- the LOC133736600 gene encoding aureusidin synthase-like — MDAAKKWGFAVTLIFIMFAVLRLTLLVLRDPNESWKLMDTVLGVLGIVDSEESSGGYKIDKEDLSVSLNLTSCHSSYGRPDLLVYCCPPRSIAEEPVIDFQFPDPSTPLRIRRPAHRVGRGFIAKYKKALLIMKSLPYSDPRSFRRQADMHCIFCTGAYDQPHSHRPLDIHRKWFFFPWHRMLLHFHERIVGSLIGDDTFALPFWNWDSPDGMAMPEWYMHSPFSDNQRDVSHFPPKVSDLNYDYEKTDENMENKERMHLNMVFMYNQMVSGAKKPELFMGCPYKNSEEGACDGPGTIENAPHNTMHTWVGSNFNVRREDMGAFYSAARDPSFYAHHSNLDRLWEVWKQIHKVDLQTFDPDWLNSSFYFHDENSQLVRIKVRDVLDTKKLRYVYEEVDLPWLNTRPKPNSIPSKISNHALKIRENRTILSAELGPGGRNLESSITVKVGRSKFNRRKQEKDEEEEILVVHGIAVRIDEYVKFDVYINVVDESKIEPGFREFAGTFVHIPHGKMDDDRKTNLKFGISEVLEDLEADRDESIWVTLLPMTKSCTNTTIDGIRIEYMR, encoded by the exons ATGGATGCAGCAAAGAAATGGGGTTTCGCTGTTACCTTGATATTCATCATGTTTGCAGTATTGCGTCTGACTCTTCTGGTCCTCAGAGATCCTAATGAATCTTG GAAACTTATGGACACAGTCCTAGGCGTATTAGGAATAGTTGACTCAGAGGAGTCTTCAGGAGGCTACAAGATTGATAAAGAGGACCTTTCAGTAAGTCTCAACTTAACAAGTTGTCACTCATCTTATGGAAGGCCAGATCTTCTTGTCTATTGTTGTCCTCCAAGAAGTATAGCAGAAGAACCCGtcattgattttcaatttcCAGATCCTTCAACCCCTCTAAGAATTCGGAGGCCAGCACACCGTGTTGGTCGTGGCTTCATTGCCAAGTACAAAAAGGCTCTCTTGATCATGAAGTCACTTCCCTACAGTGACCCTCGGAGTTTTCGTCGTCAAGCTGATATGCATTGCATCTTCTGCACTGGTGCTTATGACCAGCCACATTCCCACCGCCCTCTCGACATCCATCGGAAATGGTTCTTTTTCCCATGGCACCGGATGCTGCTTCACTTCCACGAACGCATCGTCGGAAGCCTAATTGGTGATGACACATTTGCTCTGCCATTTTGGAATTGGGACTCCCCTGATGGAATGGCAATGCCTGAATGGTACATGCATTCACCTTTTTCCGACAATCAGCGGGACGTTTCTCACTTTCCACCAAAAGTTAGTGATTTAAACTACGATTACGAGAAGACCGATGAGAATATGGAAAACAAAGAGCGGATGCACTTGAACATGGTGTTCATGTATAACCAGATGGTGTCTGGAGCAAAGAAGCCAGAGCTGTTCATGGGGTGCCCTTATAAGAATAGTGAGGAGGGTGCTTGTGATGGCCCTGGTACAATAGAGAATGCTCCTCACAACACAATGCATACATGGGTTGGTAGCAATTTCAATGTCAGGAGGGAAGACATGGGAGCATTTTATTCTGCAGCTAGGGACCCTAGTTTCTATGCACACCACTCGAACTTGGACCGACTTTGGGAGGTTTGGAAGCAAATTCACAAGGTCGACTTGCAAACATTTGATCCTGATTGGCTCAACTCTAGTTTCTATTTCCATGATGAAAATTCACAGCTTGTGAGAATCAAAGTTCGTGATGTTTTGGATACTAAAAAGCTGAGGTATGTTTATGAGGAGGTTGATCTTCCATGGCTGAATACGCGTCCAAAGCCCAACTCTATTCCATCCAAAATTTCCAACCATGCActgaaaataagagaaaacaGAACCATTTTGTCTGCAGAATTAGGACCAGGTGGTCGGAATCTTGAGAGCTCCATAACAGTGAAGGTGGGCAGGTCTAAATTTAACAGAAGAAAGCAAGAGAAAGATGAGGAGGAAGAGATTTTGGTTGTTCATGGAATTGCTGTGAGAATTGATGAGTATGTTAAGTTTGATGTGTATATAAATGTAGTCGATGAGAGCAAAATCGAGCCGGGTTTCAGGGAATTTGCCGGAACCTTTGTTCACATACCTCATGGAAAGATGGATGATGACAGAAAGACCAATCTGAAGTTTGGTATTTCAGAAGTGCTTGAGGATTTGGAGGCAGATAGAGATGAGAGCATTTGGGTGACATTGCTACCCATGACGAAGTCATGCACTAACACAACAATTGATGGGATTCGGATTGAATACATGAGATGA
- the LOC133736601 gene encoding aspartate carbamoyltransferase 2, chloroplastic-like — protein MAASSSLFSCSIQGVMPFQKTKADYKQFQCNYSDLVCKQFSHSNSMHLKHPRLLPNEKFSQSETLCRALKVENSPSFLVGKKFQLDDVIEAQQFDRDILGAIFEVARDMEKIEKRSPGSQILKGYLMATLFYEPSTRTRLSFESAMKRLGGEVLTTENAREFSSAAKGETLEDSIRTVEGYSDIIVMRHFESGAAKRAAATAGIPVINAGDGPGQHPTQALLDVYTIEREIGKLDGIKVALVGDLANGRTVRSLAYLLARYNDVKIYFVSPDAVKMKNDIKDYLTSRKVEWEESADLMEVASKCDILYQTRIQRERFGERIDLYEEARGKYIVDRHVLGVMQKHAVVMHPLPRLDEITVDVDGDPRAAYFRQAKNGLYIRMALLKLLLVGW, from the exons ATGGCTGCTTCATCATCCCTGTTTTCATGTTCGATCCAAGGGGTAATGCCGTTTCAGAAAACAAAGGCAGACTATAAACAGTTCCAGTGCAATTATTCAGACCTTGTCTGTAAGCAATTCAGTCACTCCAACTCAATGCACCTAAAACATCCAAGGTTGTTACCCAATGAGAAATTCTCACAAAGTGAGACTTTGTGTCGTGCACTGAAAGTTGAAAATTCACCTTCTTTTTTggtggggaagaagtttcaacTTGATGATGTGATTGAAGCTCAACAGTTTGATAGAGATATTCTGGGTGCTATATTTGAAGTTGCACGTGATATGGAGAAGATTGAAAAAAGATCACCAGGAAGCCAAATTCTTAAGGGATATCTCATGGCTACTCTCTTTTATGAACCCTCTACTAGAACTAGGCTGTCCTTTGAGTCAGCCATGAAACGGTTAGGTGGAGAAGTTTTGACAACTGAAAATGCAAGGGAGTTTTCTTCAGCAGCTAAAGGAGAAACACTTGAAG ATAGTATAAGAACTGTTGAGGGTTACTCGGATATAATTGTGATGCGCCACTTTGAGAGTGGTGCAGCCAAAAGAGCAGCAGCAACTGCTGGCATTCCTGTAATTAATGCAGGAGATGGTCCTGGACAACACCCAACTCAG GCCCTTTTGGATGTCTATACTATTGAAAGAGAGATAGGAAAGCTGGATGGCATAAAAGTTGCACTTGTTGGAGATCTTGCCAATGGAAGGACAGTGCGTTCACTTGCATACTTGCTTGCCAGGTATAATGATGTCAAGATCTACTTCGTCTCTCCTGATGCAGTGAAAATGAAG AATGATATAAAAGATTATTTAACATCAAGGAAAGTTGAGTGGGAAGAAAGTGCTGATTTGATGGAAGTTGCATCTAAGTGTGACATTCTCTATCAAACTCGCATTCAGCGTGAGCGGTTTGGAGAAAGAAttgatctctatgaagaagctCGAGGGAAGTACATTGTGGACCGTCATGTGTTAGGGGTGATGCAGAAGCATGCTGTGGTCATGCACCCTCTGCCTAGACTTGATGAG ATTACTGTCGATGTTGATGGGGATCCGAGAGCTGCCTATTTCAGACAGGCAAAGAACGGCCTATATATTAGGATGGCCCTATTGAAACTTCTACTTGTAGGGTGGTGA